CGTAAAACTCGTCCAACTTACCGCTTCTTTCAGTAGATTACATAATGAAAGCTGTACTACTGGTTTAAAGGAGTTTCGTTCCTTTTTGTAGTGCCCACTTTCATTAGCCTGATTTCTTTACCTTTTATTTTTCATGCGTCCGTTTAACATCCTTTTTCCCTCTTTGCTGCTGTCTGCCGGCATCGGCTTTTTCTCCTGTTCTAAGCCAGATGCTAAGAAGGAGGCAGGTTCTGCCGCCTCGGTGGCGCCTATTGTCAACACCGCCAGCCAAACCGTTCCGGCTGCCCCGCAGACTACCGCCCAGGCAACCGAGACTGCTTCTCCGGCCGCTGAGAGTAAGTCTGCCACTGCCGCTACCATTCTTGCCAGGCCGCAGGTACCAATTCTGTGCTACCACCAGATACGCGAGTGGAAAGCGAGCGACGGCAAGGTAGGCAAAGACTACATTGTGAAGGTTACTGAGTTTAAGGCCCAGATGAAGATGCTGGCCGACAGCGGGTACCATACTATTCTGCCCGACCAGCTGCAGGACTACCTCACCAAAGGTACGCCCCTGCCCTCTAAACCCATCATGCTCACCTTTGATGACACCAAACTGGACCAATACACCGTGGCCAAGCCCGAGCTGGAGAAGTACGGTTTCAAGGGCGTGTTCTTCATCATGACCGTTTCCATCGGTCGGCCTAACTACATGACTAAGGCACAGATCAAAGAATTGTCTGATGCCGGGCACGTGATTGGCTCACACACCTATGATCACCATAATGTAAAGAAATACCAGGGCCAGGACTGGGTGACCCAGATTGAGAAACCCACCAAGCAGTTGGAGGCCATCACGGGCAAACCTATTAAGTACTTCGCCTACCCATTCGGTCTCTGGAATCCAGAGGCGATCCCAGAGCTGAAAAAACGTGGTTTTGACGCCGCCTATATCCTTGCCACCAAGCGTGACCCTAATGACCCGTTGTATACTATTAGACGAATTATCGCTAGCGGCTACTGGAGTTCCAAAGGGCTGCACAATAGCATCAAGAATAGCTTTTAAGTAGTGTAGTGGCAATCACTGTTGATTGCTTAGACAAGGCAAATATGAATGGGCAGCCATAAAGGATTGCCCTATAAACCAGAAAGCGTTTCGGGGCTGTTTTTGTTAAAACAGCCCCGAAACGCTTCTTCTTTTAATAGCCATTGATCCAGGCCCAAGTGTCTGCCTGGACTCGCCTGTATATCGGTTTCTACTTCTTCTGTTTCACTTTATTTGTCATCCTGGAAGGATCTTGCGGGCGAACGGAAGTAGCATGTATTCAATGATATTACCGTTCGTTACCGAGATCCTTCCAAAATGACAACAGATAA
This Rufibacter radiotolerans DNA region includes the following protein-coding sequences:
- a CDS encoding polysaccharide deacetylase family protein gives rise to the protein MRPFNILFPSLLLSAGIGFFSCSKPDAKKEAGSAASVAPIVNTASQTVPAAPQTTAQATETASPAAESKSATAATILARPQVPILCYHQIREWKASDGKVGKDYIVKVTEFKAQMKMLADSGYHTILPDQLQDYLTKGTPLPSKPIMLTFDDTKLDQYTVAKPELEKYGFKGVFFIMTVSIGRPNYMTKAQIKELSDAGHVIGSHTYDHHNVKKYQGQDWVTQIEKPTKQLEAITGKPIKYFAYPFGLWNPEAIPELKKRGFDAAYILATKRDPNDPLYTIRRIIASGYWSSKGLHNSIKNSF